Below is a genomic region from Halorussus salinus.
CCTCGCGCCGGTCCAAAACGATGAGTCCGTACAGGCCCTTGTCGGCCAGCATGCCCTCCAGCGGTTCGGTGAGGAACGCCGAGTCGCAGTGGTAGCGGAACGACTGGACGGGGTCCGGCGGGTTTTCGAGGACCTTCGTGACCATCTCGGTCCGGCCGCCGCCCGAGTCGATGGCACCGCTGAAGATGACGATGCCGTTGTCCGGCGGGTAGGTGTCGTAGTAGCGCAGGCGGTCCTTGATGGACGTGAGCGCGTCTTGGACGTTCGTCCGGGTCTGCTTGGACTTGATGTTGCTCGCTTCGCTATGCTCCTGAGTGACGTGGGCGACCACGTCGCTAATTTGCTTGTCCGGCGGGATGTAGATAGTGACGAGCTGAGTCCCGGAACCCTCGTAGTCTCGGAGGTCCTCGATGACCTTCTGGAACTCGTACTTTTTCCTGTCGGACTGCTCGCCTTCCTGCTCGCTCATTAGGACGTTCTAGGCTAGCCAGAGGGTAAGTAACCTTTGCATACAATCGTCGTGTATCGAACGTGGATTCCCGGACGACGCCGGTTAGCCGCTCTACGGCCGACGATCGCGTTCCCGTCGGGGACCGACCTCAGTCGTCGGAGTCGGCGGTCGTCGCCAGTTCCCGCTCCTGTTCCTGCGAGGAGGTCGTGAACGGCGTAATCGCCGCGGTGCGCTGGGCGACGACCGAGATGCGCAACACGAACGCGAACAGGATGGCCAGCGGTGCCGCCGCGAGCGTGATGGCGACCGGCACGACCACCGCGAGCGTCGTCGGCGCGAGAATCGGTTGCGTCGAGGCCGCGAACACGAGCAACATCGTCAGCGCCGTCAGTTCCGCCGGGATGCCGACGTAGAGCAACATCCGCGAGAGGTACGCGAGTTCGTCCTGCAGGTACAGCGTCTTGAAGTACTGGCGAGCCACGTCCAACTGCTGGATGCGGACGATCAGTTCCTCGAGGAGGTCGTCTAGCTCGTCGGAGAGCGCGTCGCCGTACGTCGTCTGGATGTCCCGAATCCGGTAGATCTCTTGGGAGTAGTTGGTCTTCAGCGTGACCGACAGCGCGTTGAACAGGCCCACGTCGGACCGCTCCAAGACGCGTCTGGCGTGCCCGATGTTGCGCTCGGTGTCGTCCAGAAACGCCGAGAGCTGTTCGGCCGCCTCGTCGTCGACCACCTCGTCGGACTTCTCGTCGGCCGACTCGACGCTCTGCTGGGCGCTGTCGAGAAGCATCTCCAAGAAGTCCGAGGGCGTCACCGGAGCCACCCCCTCGGTCAGGGTCTCCTCGACGGCTTCCCGGTACTCGTTGACGCCCTGTATCTCCTCGCGGAGGCCGCCCGGCGAGTTGAGGTGCTGGGAGATGACCAGTTGGTTGATGGAGAGGACGATGGTAATGAGCGTGAGGTTCCCGCCGATGAGCGCGCTGAAGATGTAGAACAGCGGGACCATCTGTTCGTGTGTCATCCCGAGGAGCAGTTCGAGCGAGAGGAAGAAGACGAGGAACCCCGAGAGCAACGCTCCGGCGATGACCGTCCGCTTCTCCAACAGGAAGAACCACTCGAAGGGGTTCTCCAGCACCGAGCCGAGACCGTTGCTGAGTTGCGGAAACGTGTACTCGTCGGCCGAACCGTCGTCGCTCGCCTCCGCCATCCTTGTCGCTCCTCGGGTCGGAACGCGGTTGAATACTTCGGCCACCCGACGCGACCGGGCCGAAAGTGTCGTCGCTCACGGACTAACTTTATATGCGTGTCATGGTTCGATTGGGACAACGAGTATCATGTCCGACACGGTATACGCGATAGCGAGCGGCAAAGGAGGTGTCGGGAAGACGACGACCGCCATCAACCTCGGGGCGATGCTGGCCGACCGCGGTCACTCGGTCGTCGTCGTTGACACCGACCTCGGGATGGCGAACCTCGCAGACTTCCTCGACTTCGAGATAGAGACGCCGACGCTCCACGAAGTGCTGGCGGACGAGACCGACTTCGAGGAGGCCGTCTATCGAGCGCCGGGCGACATCGACGTGCTGCCGAGCGCGACCGACATCGAGGCGTTCGTCAAGTCCGACCCCGCGAACTTGCAGGGGGTCGTCGAATCGCTCCGCGACGAGTACGACTACGTCCTGCTGGACACGGGCGCTGGCGTCAGCTACGATACCCTCGTGCCGCTGGCGCTGGCCGACGCCGTCTTGCTGGTGGCGACGCCGGACGTTGCCTCGGTCCGGGACACCGCCAAGACCGGCGAGTTGGCCGAGCGCGTCGAGACCGCGGTCCGGGGCGCGGTCCTGACCCAGCGCAGTAGCGACATCCTGAACGCCGACGACGTAGAGGAGACCCTCGGTGCGGAAGTCCTCGCGGTCGTCCCGCAGGACGAGGCGGTCCCGATGGGCATCGACGCCGGGCGACCGCTCGCCGCGTTCGCGCCCAACGCGCCCGCCGGGCAGGCCTACCGGGACCTCGCCGCGATTCTGACCGGCGTGGCCGACCCCGACCCGGAACTGGAGGCGAACGCCGACGTGGAACTCGACCCGGACGCCGAAGTCGAACCGGACGCCGACCCCGACGAGACCGAGGCCGAACCGTTCGAGATGGCGGCGACCGACGCCGCCGCTGACGCCGCATCGGTGGACACCACTTCCTCGGACGCCGACCTCACCGCGTCGGACTCGCCGGACACAGACCGTACCGAACCCGATTCGCCGGACACCGACCGTACTGCGTCCGACTCACCGGACGCGAGCGGCCCCGAAGACCCGCTCAGCGCCGACGCCGCCCAGAACGTCCGGGACGCGCTCGGCGACGAGTCGGGCGGCGACGCGGACGCCCTGTTCGGGAGTGAGTCCGAAAGCGGCTCCGGGAGTGAGTCTGAGGGAGGGTCCGGAAGCGAGTCGGGAGGAGAGTCGCCAGTCGCCACCGACTCGCGGGACGCCGACGGGTCGCCGGACGACGCGACCGGTGACTCGTCGGACACCGGCGAGGCCCGGAGCGTGGACGACCTCATCAGCGAACACATCAGCGACGAGCGACTCGGCGCGGGCGGTGACGACCCGCTGGCCGCGAGCGACGACGCGTCCGAGGGCGGTGACGACCCGGACGAGAGCGCGGCGAGCGAAGGCGCGGGCGACGAGGAGAGCGTTCCCTTCGGGAGCGACGGCCCGCTGGCTGGCGGTAACGAGGACTCGGCCGAGAGCGCCGAGAGCGACCCGCTCGCCACCGACGACTCACTGGCCGACGACCCGCTGGAAGACGACGGCCCGCTGGCCGCCGGAGCGGACGCCGAGTCCGTCGTGGCGGCCGACTCCGAGAGCGACCGAGGAGACGGGTCGGACGACGCGACCGGGAAGTCCCCCGGTGGAGCGTCGGCCGACGGGAAGTCGGCCGGACGGAGAGCGACCGAGGAGAAGTCGGCCAGCGAGGAGTCGGTCGGCGACGAGGAGGGCATCCCCTTCGAGACGCGCGGTCGGGACGGCGAGAACCCGCAGAACCCGCTCGCGGACGAGGCGCGGGGCAACAGTGCGTCGGCGGAGAGTCCCCGAGACGCCGACGACGCCGACGGTTCGGACGACGACGCCGACGGTTTGGATGACGAGTCCGACCGGAGCGGCGGCGTGTTGGGTCGCATCGGCTCGCTGTTCAAATGACGGCGCGAACTCATAAGGTGCTTCGCGGTGGAACGTATCAGTATGGCAGACGATACCGCGGTTCCGTTCTGGTGGATACTGCTCTTCGTGTTACTGGCGCTCGGAGCGGGCGCGGGAGCGGTTCTGTTCGTCGGCGGACAGTTGGTATCGGTCGCGGTCGGAATCGGCGCGAGCGCGGGAGTCGCGCCCCCGACGTGACTACATCGACCGCGGCGCGGCGACGCCCAGCACTTGCAGGGCGTTGCCGACCGCGTGCTTCGACGCCGCGACCAGCGCGAGGCGGGCGTCCCGCAGGTCGTCGTCAACGTCGTCGGAGAGGACCTGACACTCCCGGTAGAAGGTGTTGAACGTCTCGGCGATGTCGCGCGTGTAGGTCGCCACGACGTGAGGTTCGAGGTCCTCGGCGGCCTCCTCGATGACGGCGGGGAACCGCGCGACGACCTCCAGCAGTTCGCGCTCGGCCTCGGTCTCCAGCAGGGAGGCGTCGAACGAGTCGGGCGCGGTCCGGAGTCCGGCCTCGTCTAAGATGCCGCAACAGCGCGCGTGGACGTACTGGACGTAGGGCGCGCTCTGGGCCTCGAAGTCGAGCGCGCGGTCCCACTCGAAGGTGATGGCCTTGGTGGGTTGCTTGGACACGATGTCGTAGCGGACCGCGCCGATGCCGACCTGCTCGGCGATGCGCTCCACGTCTTCCTCGGTCAGGTCGTCGTCGCGGATGCGGTCGTCCAGTCTGGTCTCGACCTCGTCGCGGGCGCGGTCGATGGCCTCGTCCAGCAGGTCGTCCAAGTCGATGCCGGTGCCCGCGCGGGTGGACATCTTCCCCTCCGGGAGGTTGACGTAGGAGTAGATGACCTGCCGCAACTGGTCAGTGTCGTTGCCCAGCAGGTCGAGCGTGGCGTTCATCTGGCGGGCCTGTAGCTTGTGGTCCTCGCCGAGGACGGTGACGGCCCGGTCGTAGTTGTCGAACTTCCACTCGTGGTGGGCCAAGTCGCGGGTCGCGTAGAGGGTCGTGTCGTCGGAACGCAGGAACACGAAGTTCTTCTCGATGCCGAACTCGTCCAGTTCGAGTTGCCACGCGTCCTCCTCGTAGACGGCCTCGTCCAGTTCCTTCAGGCGAGCGACTACGTCGTCGGCCGCGCCGTTGCGGAGGAAGCGCGTCTCCTTGACGAACTCGTCGAACTCGGCGGGCAGGCGGTCCAGACTCTCGCGCA
It encodes:
- the argS gene encoding arginine--tRNA ligase — encoded protein: MYLQFRDDVEDALVSALEALDLPTDDLGVEDPPEGVEAVLASSAAFRLAGEEGAPPPQVAGKIAGEIDASEYDLIEEASAQGPYVNFVPSDAYYEGTVEEAQREDFGHLEPTGQRVVVEHTSANPTGPVHVGRARNPIVGDAVARVLSFAGHDVDRHYYVNDAGRQMAVFTWAYETFDEADLDSDPERDKADYDLVRYYRKGNRFLEDADPDEVEEAEDEIQAIMQGLEAGDDETYERVREVVDTVLGGMRESLDRLPAEFDEFVKETRFLRNGAADDVVARLKELDEAVYEEDAWQLELDEFGIEKNFVFLRSDDTTLYATRDLAHHEWKFDNYDRAVTVLGEDHKLQARQMNATLDLLGNDTDQLRQVIYSYVNLPEGKMSTRAGTGIDLDDLLDEAIDRARDEVETRLDDRIRDDDLTEEDVERIAEQVGIGAVRYDIVSKQPTKAITFEWDRALDFEAQSAPYVQYVHARCCGILDEAGLRTAPDSFDASLLETEAERELLEVVARFPAVIEEAAEDLEPHVVATYTRDIAETFNTFYRECQVLSDDVDDDLRDARLALVAASKHAVGNALQVLGVAAPRSM
- the minD gene encoding cell division ATPase MinD; the encoded protein is MSDTVYAIASGKGGVGKTTTAINLGAMLADRGHSVVVVDTDLGMANLADFLDFEIETPTLHEVLADETDFEEAVYRAPGDIDVLPSATDIEAFVKSDPANLQGVVESLRDEYDYVLLDTGAGVSYDTLVPLALADAVLLVATPDVASVRDTAKTGELAERVETAVRGAVLTQRSSDILNADDVEETLGAEVLAVVPQDEAVPMGIDAGRPLAAFAPNAPAGQAYRDLAAILTGVADPDPELEANADVELDPDAEVEPDADPDETEAEPFEMAATDAAADAASVDTTSSDADLTASDSPDTDRTEPDSPDTDRTASDSPDASGPEDPLSADAAQNVRDALGDESGGDADALFGSESESGSGSESEGGSGSESGGESPVATDSRDADGSPDDATGDSSDTGEARSVDDLISEHISDERLGAGGDDPLAASDDASEGGDDPDESAASEGAGDEESVPFGSDGPLAGGNEDSAESAESDPLATDDSLADDPLEDDGPLAAGADAESVVAADSESDRGDGSDDATGKSPGGASADGKSAGRRATEEKSASEESVGDEEGIPFETRGRDGENPQNPLADEARGNSASAESPRDADDADGSDDDADGLDDESDRSGGVLGRIGSLFK